In Treponema sp. J25, a single window of DNA contains:
- a CDS encoding LacI family DNA-binding transcriptional regulator, whose amino-acid sequence MSSNDSVTVKLVARKAGVSVATVSRVLNDHTSHLVREETRQKVLRTIEELGYRPNPIARSLKTRSSRTIGIIAPELTNDFFMELAEVIEQELQDRGYSLLIASSSNDSDIEAQRLSLFAERRVDGIILIPAGKKTEYLRDFVEAGPPLILVDRYVEGLPLEGVVSDNITGAWELTRRLIQRRCKHIAFVGGTLDLSPARDRFAGFQKALTEAGISQDPRLYRLGGMEIQDGYKRMTELRQEGLYFDGIFAVNLLVHIGIQRQLLDFPLSQPVPIVAFDESPYIPFFPHCIATAHQNVQEIAKVAVRRLLQRVEGETDPAQDLFPKDPSLPRDIREPPHISIPVQMKDYTPYAKEVAL is encoded by the coding sequence ATGAGTAGTAACGATTCAGTAACGGTAAAATTAGTAGCCCGTAAGGCAGGGGTCTCAGTCGCCACCGTATCCCGGGTACTGAACGACCACACGAGTCATCTTGTTCGAGAGGAGACCCGCCAGAAGGTCCTTCGTACTATCGAAGAACTGGGATATCGACCCAATCCTATTGCCCGAAGTCTTAAGACCCGTTCTTCCCGTACTATTGGTATTATCGCTCCAGAACTTACCAATGATTTCTTTATGGAATTGGCAGAGGTAATTGAGCAGGAACTGCAGGATAGAGGCTATAGTCTTTTGATAGCCTCTTCTTCCAATGATTCTGATATTGAAGCCCAACGGCTTTCCCTATTTGCAGAACGGCGGGTAGATGGGATCATTCTTATCCCGGCAGGCAAAAAGACTGAGTATCTACGGGATTTTGTCGAGGCCGGACCACCGCTTATTCTCGTAGACCGATACGTGGAAGGTCTCCCTCTGGAAGGGGTGGTTTCCGATAATATTACCGGTGCCTGGGAATTAACTCGCCGTCTGATTCAGCGGAGGTGTAAGCATATTGCTTTTGTGGGGGGAACCCTCGATCTATCTCCCGCTCGAGATCGATTTGCGGGATTTCAGAAGGCCCTAACAGAAGCGGGGATATCTCAAGACCCTCGGCTATATCGACTCGGTGGCATGGAAATCCAGGACGGATACAAACGGATGACTGAACTTCGACAAGAAGGTCTCTATTTTGATGGTATCTTTGCGGTTAATCTTCTGGTGCATATAGGAATACAACGGCAGTTACTGGATTTCCCTCTTTCCCAACCGGTACCAATCGTGGCCTTTGATGAAAGTCCTTACATTCCTTTCTTCCCTCATTGCATTGCCACCGCCCACCAAAATGTCCAGGAAATTGCAAAAGTAGCGGTTCGACGTTTACTACAACGGGTCGAAGGGGAAACGGATCCGGCCCAGGATCTCTTCCCAAAGGACCCCTCCCTCCCAAGGGACATCCGGGAGCCCCCACACATTTCTATACCTGTCCAGATGAAGGACTATACACCATACGCTAAGGAGGTAGCGCTATGA
- a CDS encoding L-fucose isomerase translates to MNKDFEIQQPVYRYQGEPPKIGIRPTIDGRMGGVRESLETVTMGMARAAARLIQDNLRHPNGMPVECVIADTTIGGVAEAAACAAKFSRENVAITLTVTPCWCYGSETMDMDPLTIKAVWGFNGTDRPGAVYLAAVLAAHNQKGLPAFGIYGHDVQDLTDTDKIPPDVAEKILRFARAALAVAWMRGKSYLSVGSVSMGIAGSIVDPDFFQTYLGMRNEYVDMSELVRRINEGIYSKEEFQHALQWVKTYCHEGSDINPPEKQHSRTRKDQVWETSIKMAMIVRDLMVGNPQLRALGFSEEALGHNAILAGFQGQRQWTDHFPNGDFLETILNSSFDWTGIRQPYLVATENDALNGVAMLFGHLLTGTAQIFSDVRTYWNPQAVQRVTGWKPQGVTEGGFIHLINSGATCLDGTGKQQKDGKPAIKPYWQVTAEEAKACLDATLWRYADLGYFRGGGYSSDFLTEGGMPVTMSRINLVKGLGPVLQIAEGVTATLPAEVHDKLDKRTNETWPTTWFVPRLTGKGPFTDVYSVMAAWGANHGAISYGHIGADLITLASMLRIPVCMHNVEEDHIFRPTYWKAFGMDSEGADYRACKTLGPLYR, encoded by the coding sequence ATGAACAAAGATTTTGAGATCCAACAACCGGTATATCGATACCAAGGGGAGCCCCCTAAGATAGGGATTCGTCCCACCATCGATGGCCGGATGGGAGGGGTGCGAGAATCCCTTGAAACAGTCACCATGGGAATGGCCCGAGCAGCCGCTCGCCTCATTCAGGATAATCTACGCCATCCCAACGGGATGCCCGTAGAATGCGTTATCGCCGATACCACCATCGGGGGAGTAGCAGAGGCAGCAGCCTGTGCGGCTAAATTCAGTAGAGAAAACGTGGCCATCACCCTCACGGTAACCCCTTGCTGGTGCTATGGGTCTGAAACAATGGATATGGATCCCCTGACCATCAAAGCCGTGTGGGGATTCAACGGAACCGACCGTCCAGGAGCAGTATATCTAGCAGCGGTTCTCGCGGCCCATAATCAGAAAGGATTACCCGCCTTTGGTATTTACGGACATGATGTACAGGACCTCACGGATACGGACAAGATTCCTCCTGACGTGGCAGAAAAAATTCTTCGCTTTGCCCGAGCAGCCCTTGCGGTGGCATGGATGCGGGGAAAAAGTTATCTTTCGGTAGGTTCCGTTTCCATGGGAATTGCCGGTTCTATCGTGGATCCCGATTTTTTCCAGACCTACCTGGGGATGCGAAACGAATACGTAGATATGAGCGAATTGGTCCGGCGAATAAACGAAGGGATTTATTCAAAGGAGGAATTTCAACACGCTCTCCAATGGGTCAAAACCTATTGTCATGAAGGTAGTGACATTAATCCCCCAGAAAAACAACATAGCCGAACCCGGAAAGATCAGGTATGGGAAACAAGCATTAAGATGGCCATGATTGTCCGGGACCTTATGGTGGGGAACCCCCAGTTGAGGGCCCTTGGTTTTTCAGAAGAGGCCCTGGGGCATAATGCAATTCTTGCCGGATTCCAGGGGCAAAGACAATGGACTGATCACTTTCCCAATGGGGACTTCCTGGAAACCATCCTAAACTCCTCTTTCGATTGGACTGGCATTCGACAGCCCTACCTTGTGGCTACTGAAAATGATGCTCTCAATGGTGTCGCCATGCTTTTTGGACATCTTCTTACTGGAACCGCCCAGATTTTTTCCGATGTTCGAACCTACTGGAATCCCCAGGCGGTGCAACGGGTCACCGGATGGAAGCCTCAAGGAGTGACAGAAGGGGGCTTTATCCATCTTATTAATTCAGGGGCCACCTGCCTTGACGGCACGGGCAAACAACAAAAGGACGGAAAACCGGCCATAAAACCATACTGGCAAGTAACTGCCGAAGAAGCAAAGGCCTGCCTTGATGCAACTCTGTGGCGTTATGCGGACCTTGGCTATTTTCGGGGCGGCGGATATTCATCAGACTTTCTTACCGAAGGGGGCATGCCTGTTACCATGAGTCGGATAAACCTGGTTAAAGGGTTGGGTCCGGTTCTTCAGATTGCTGAAGGGGTTACCGCCACACTTCCCGCGGAAGTTCACGATAAGCTGGACAAACGAACCAACGAGACCTGGCCTACCACATGGTTCGTCCCTCGATTAACGGGCAAAGGCCCCTTTACGGATGTTTATTCCGTGATGGCCGCATGGGGCGCTAACCATGGGGCCATAAGTTATGGCCACATTGGGGCAGACCTTATTACGCTGGCATCCATGCTCCGGATTCCTGTATGTATGCACAATGTGGAAGAAGATCACATTTTCCGTCCCACCTATTGGAAGGCCTTTGGGATGGATAGTGAAGGAGCCGACTATCGGGCATGTAAGACCCTGGGGCCTCTCTATAGATAA
- a CDS encoding tryptophan--tRNA ligase produces MSKVSLTGIKPTGDVHIGNYFGAIKPALRLAETYEARYFIADYHALNTVKNRDELVQNIRSVAASWLAAGLDPNRVIFYRQSSIPETFELSTILMCFTAKGLMNRAHAYKAAVQANLEKGEDPDAGINMGLYTYPVLMAADILLFDTHVVPVGKDQVQHVEMAQDIAQALNYNYKKDLLVIPQALIQEEVAVVPGLDGRKMSKSYNNTIPLFVPEKQLRKLIMRIVTNSQTVEEPKDPDKCQIFALYKLFATAEEQAQLAQRYRAGGMGWGEAKEALFQVMNRELTPIRERYEAYMANPAELDRILAEGAEKARAIARQTIQRLRRAIGIEW; encoded by the coding sequence ATGTCAAAGGTATCCCTTACGGGCATCAAACCGACCGGCGATGTCCATATTGGAAATTACTTTGGAGCCATCAAACCGGCCCTTCGTCTTGCAGAAACCTATGAAGCCCGGTATTTTATCGCCGATTATCACGCCTTAAATACCGTAAAAAATCGGGACGAACTGGTGCAGAACATCCGCAGCGTGGCAGCCAGCTGGCTCGCCGCGGGGCTCGATCCCAATCGGGTAATCTTCTATCGACAAAGTTCTATTCCTGAAACCTTTGAGCTTTCCACCATCTTGATGTGCTTTACCGCCAAGGGACTAATGAACCGGGCCCATGCCTACAAGGCGGCGGTCCAGGCTAACCTTGAAAAAGGGGAAGATCCCGATGCGGGTATCAACATGGGCCTGTACACCTACCCCGTCCTTATGGCGGCGGATATTCTCCTGTTTGATACCCACGTGGTTCCGGTGGGGAAAGACCAGGTCCAGCACGTAGAAATGGCCCAGGATATCGCCCAGGCCCTGAATTACAACTACAAGAAGGACCTGCTGGTCATTCCTCAGGCTCTTATCCAGGAAGAAGTGGCGGTGGTCCCCGGCTTAGATGGCCGCAAGATGAGTAAGAGCTACAACAACACCATTCCCCTCTTTGTTCCGGAAAAACAGCTACGAAAGCTGATCATGCGGATCGTGACCAATTCCCAGACCGTAGAAGAACCGAAGGATCCCGACAAGTGCCAGATCTTTGCCCTGTACAAGCTCTTTGCCACGGCGGAAGAACAGGCCCAGCTTGCCCAGCGATACCGGGCGGGTGGCATGGGCTGGGGCGAAGCCAAAGAAGCCCTTTTCCAGGTCATGAACCGGGAACTGACCCCCATTCGGGAACGGTACGAAGCCTACATGGCAAATCCCGCTGAGCTAGATCGGATCCTTGCCGAAGGGGCAGAGAAAGCCCGGGCCATCGCCCGTCAAACGATTCAGCGGCTGCGCCGGGCCATTGGTATCGAATGGTAA